GCTCTCACTCACCATTAACACtcacactccaaaaaataggttttcttcaaccttaaacccTAAATTTACAGAGGGCTGGCCAGCTCTCTTTACCATTaaagcttgagtttgctaacttgagcgtcggagtgtgaacgccggggtaccccggcttcacctctaacctctattTCACTGTTTTGCAGGCGTGAAGCTCATTTTGAGGGACACCCCACTTGTTTCTGGCCTTCCACCATTGTTACCACTCTCTCTCCCCTTCTCACCTCCCCCACATTTCAGATACACCGCACCGCACACAATAAACTAGTGAGGTACCCCATCTcccccaaaaatataaattcattgttgAAGATTGATTTTGGATTTTCCTACCCCAAAATCAGTTGAAAACaattggcgccgtctgtggggaaaCGCACAAAAAGCCTCCTCCACGGTTACCAAACTAGTTGTTGTGTGTACTCCAATACATGGCACCCGACGTACCTCCCGAAGGTTTAATGGGGGATCCTACAAGGATGAGAGAGGACAGCAGCAGTGAAGGCAGTGATCCCGCGAGAAGGGTAGCCCGCATCAGTAAGGGCAAGGGTGTCAAGCAGTCGACGGGTGTTCGCCAAGAAGAAGAACTTATTTCGCACAAGCGTTTTGAGGATCTTGCTCACGCAATACTTAGGGCGGTCGGATCTCGGGCACCCGAAAGTTCACTTCCACCAGTGACGCTAGAAGCTCCACCACCTCAAACGGACGACCAAGCTATGGTCAGAAGAGGGGTACCCGAGGCCAGCAAGCCAAAGCCTAGGCCATCGGGTACCCGTTCTAAGTTTCAAACCATGGGCTCCCGCGACGAGCGTTCCACCGCCTCTTGCAATTCCCGCAGTAGCCAGGGTACGAGGCGTGCAAAGCGTACCCACGAGGATCTCCGTGAGAAGTTAAACGCCAAAAGGGCTTCTCAAATGGCGGCGACATCATCGGGTACACCGAGGGTACCCCAGATGCGGAACCCTCCACGGGTTGCCCCGTGGGGACGAGTGTTTAACACTCAGAGCATCTTACGGGTACCCGAACCTCCAAGATCGCCACCACCAGAGCAGCAAGAGCCACCACCAAGGCCTCGGTGGTAGGGTACCCCATAACTAGTTACTCTAGAGTTATGCGGGGTACCCCACGGGGACCAGATTAAGCCCATTCCCAGGAGTTGCAGCAAGTGGAGATGGATGAGAAATGTCATTGGAAGCTCCAAGAAGATAAGGTCGAGGTCACAAAGAATAAGGAGAAGCCGAAGAGGACGGAAGCCCCAATACCAAGGGTACCCTGAATGCGGAGCCCTCCATGGGTTGCCCCGCGGGGACGAGTGTTTAACACTCAGAGTATCTCACGGATACCCGAACCTCCAAGATCGCCACCACCAGAGCAGCAAGAGCCACCACCAAGGCCTCAGTGGTAGGGTACCCCATAACTAGTTACTCTAGAGTTATGCGGGGTACCCCACGGGGACCAGATTAAGCCCGTTCCCGGGCATTGCAGCAAGTGGAGATGGATGAGAAATGTCATTTGAAGCGCCAAGAAGATAAGGTCGAGGTCAcaaagaataagaagaagcTGAAGAGGACGGAAGCCCCAATACCAGGGGTACCCCAAATGCGGAGCCCTCCACGGGTTGCCCCGCGGGGACGAGTGTTTAACACTTAGGGTATCTCACGGGTACCCCAACCTCCAAGATCGCCACCACCAGAGCAGCAAGAGCCACCATCGAGGCCTCGGTGGTAGGGTATCCCATAACTAGTTACTCTAGAGTTATGCGGGGGTACCCCACGGGGAACAAATTAAGCTCAAATGTGAATTGGAGGCACCTTTGGATCCTCGAATACCCAAAGATGAAAAACGGGGTACCTCGGTTGAAGACTCGGTTTCAGTCTCGATTTGGGCCACCAATCTAACAAAGAAAAGTCATACTACTAGTAAAAGTATTGTTTATTATGATGCAAGAGGGTATCCAGGGATCACCTTACTCCAGGGTACCCGAGGTACCCTACCTATCGCCAATTATAATAATCTACTCAACATCAGAGCCGcctttatcattatttgttcGCCATATTTGATTCTGAGCGAATGGTCGATCATGAGGTTTCAATCATTTCGCATAAGGGTAGGCGAGCAGCCACTTTTATCTCAATCTATGTTGTCTATTTGATTCCAGCGAATGGTGGATCATGAGGTTTTCGACCATCTCGCATAAGGGTAGGTGAGCAGCCACCTTTATCTCAATCTATATTGTCTATTTGATTCCATGCGAATGGTGGATCATGAGGTTTTCGACCATCTCGCATAAGGGTAGGCGAGCAGCCACTTTCATCTCAATCTATGTTGTCTATTTGATTCCAGCGAATGGTGGATCATGAGGTTTTCGACCATCTCGCATAAGGGTAGGTGAGCAGCCACCTTTATCTCAATCTATATTGTCTATTTGATTCCATGCGAATGGTGGATCATGAGGTTTTCGACCATCTCGTATAAGGATAGGCGAGCAGCCACCTTCATCTCAATCTATGTTGTCTATTTGATTCCAGCGAATGGTGGATCATGAGGTTTTCGACGATATCGCATAAGGGTAGGCGAGCAGCCACCTTTATCTCAATctatattgtttatttaattccagCGAATGGTGGATCATGAGGTTTTCGACCATATCGCATAAGGGTAGGCGAGCAGCCGCCTTTATCTCAATCTATATTGTCTATTTGATTCCATACGAATGGTGGATCATGAGGTTTTCGACCATCTCGCATAAGGGTAGGCGAGCAGCTACCTTCATCTCACTCTATGTTGTCTATTTGATTCTAACGAATAGTGGATCATGAGGTTTTCGACCATCTCGCATAAGGGTAGGCGAGCAGCCACCTTTATCTCAATCTATGTTGTCTATTTGATTCTACGCGAATGGCAGATCATGAGATTTTTGACCATCTTGCATAAGGGTAGGCGAGCAGCCCAcctttattactatttgtctTGCATATTTGATGTAGAGTGAATGGTGGATCATGAGGTTTTCCATCATCTCTCAAAAAGAATCGCCACAAGTTTTGTGAAGATTTGTGGTAagcatttttctaaaaatcGCCATACACTAATTAAGGGTACCTCCAAGGTACCCCACGCCAGAAAGTCACTCCTCAAATACACTAAGAGAGCCTGAGATAAGCAGCAAGCATATTTGAAGGAATCGTCatatgtttgataaaattggGTTATCCCGCCATGAAGTAACAGATAGCTCAGGGGATATCCAAGCTTAAGGGTACCCCTAGAGGCGTCCTCTATTCAGCTGTCCATCGAGCTAAACGTCATATCGCCACGTGTCGCTCATACTTTTTATGTAAGTTTCTTTTGCCTCCAATACTTCTCGCCAAAAGAAACTAGGGGGATGTTGTTTGGggtaaaaataagaaagataatagAACGCCATGTGTCGAAGAATGAAATAACTTCAGTGCAATCCGAAGTATCCTGCATAATCCGAGGTGCCCGGCATGACTTGAGGTACCCCGtataaatagaggtacccTACACAATTAGAGGTATCCcacacaaatagaggtaccccataTGATATGAGGTACCCCatacaaatagaggtaccccataCAGATAGGGGTACCCCATGTAATTCAAGGTACCCGGCAAAGCGGATGCAAGAGAATCCACCGAAAATACCCGCCATGAGAAACGTCTCTGTCTCCTAAAAGATATCATTTGATTTAGTCAGAATTAGGAATCACAAGCGACGTGCTAAAAGGAGGGACAGCCGCCTGCTACCTctgccaaaagtgaaggacaCTGTCCCAAGGACAGTGGTCCCTAGCTGCCTACCCGACAGCTACTGTAGAGGTACCCTGGACCACTCTCCAGCGCGCGCCACGTTTCCAAAAGATGAGATACACCGCGAACATGCAAATAACGACccaaaaacaattataaagaGGTAAAAGGACGTTAGCCAAAAAGGGTATGCCATGTGGCAGCTGaggtactccatatataaaggTGCCTAGGTTTCATTCTCCATCATGCTCTCACTCACCATTAACACtcacactccaaaaaataggttttcttcaaccttaaacccTAAATTTACAGAGGGCTGGCCAGCTCTCTTTACCATTaaagcttgagtttgctaacttgagTGTCGGAGTGTGAAGgccggggtaccccggcttcacctctaacctctatttcattgttttgcaGGCGTGAAACTCATTTTGAGGGACACCTCACTTGTTTCTGGCCTTCCACCATTGTTACCACTCTCTCTCCCCTTCTCACCTCCCCCGCATTTCAGATACACCGCACCGCACACAATAAACTAGTGAGGTACCCCATCTctcccaaaaatataaattcattgttgAAGATTGATTTTGGATTTTCCTACCCCAAAATCAGTTGAAAACAgctataattatttaaatgggCCACAATAAAAATTGATCTCCACCATTAGTAATCATTTATAAGAAACTAGCTCCAGTTGAAATCAGATATTTTGTGTGTATTTTAGtgaaatgaaatcaattccttTAAAGACATAAGTTGATTATCCTTTTGGATTTAATCTATTAAGGCATtgatttatttcattgaaagAACTATTGAGTTCACATACAACAAAGGCTGGGCTCGAAGGTCTTTTACCAGCGCTCCAACTCTTGCATTACATTTAGCTTTACAAAACTCTTTAAGAAGATGGAAAAAGGCAAATATTAACCAAACACACAAGCTATTGTCGTCACCTCTGTTCTCTCCTTCCATTCCCCATTAGTCTAGGAATGCatataaacatttaaaaagACAGACATAATATAGTGCTCTTTCACCATCTTACTCTAAGAAGCATCATTAATGCAGGGACTTCAAAAATTTGAGGCCCCTTCGACAAAGAAATGTGATGAAGATAGGACGATGACTCattaatcatcatcatctaaaAGCTGTCTAGACTCTAGTCAATTGTATTACTATATGAGATGCATATAGGTATATATCATACAATGGCAAGAGGGATGCTATCTTTGCTGTTGCTGAGATGCATTTGCTTTTGTACGGCCTTAAATACAGCAACTCTAGCTGCATTTACTGCGTTGTTAGCCGCTGCTACAGCCCTGTTAACTTTTTCATCTATCCTAGCCACATCATAAGCTTTTTCAGCTGCTTGTCGTGCTTCCCGATTACAAGATAAcaacaataagaaaaaaaatccccACTCGAACAACAATTAACTTGAAGAAAGTTATTATGACATTAACAAGTTTGTGTAGCTCAGTGTGGTTTTCTCACAGGCAacgaaaaatttaaaaataacttctGACTGTTAtcttaaatttcatttatctTTCTAACATCAACAAAATGTTGAAAGTGAAGAcgtgttaattaaattacaaaaggaACATTAAAACA
This window of the Citrus sinensis cultivar Valencia sweet orange chromosome 8, DVS_A1.0, whole genome shotgun sequence genome carries:
- the LOC127899216 gene encoding uncharacterized protein LOC127899216 produces the protein MAPDVPPEGLMGDPTRMREDSSSEGSDPARRVARISKGKGVKQSTGVRQEEELISHKRFEDLAHAILRAVGSRAPESSLPPVTLEAPPPQTDDQAMVRRGVPEASKPKPRPSGTRSKFQTMGSRDERSTASCNSRSSQGTRRAKRTHEDLREKLNAKRASQMAATSSGTPRVPQMRNPPRVAPWGRVFNTQSILRVPEPPRSPPPEQQEPPPRPRW